The Euphorbia lathyris chromosome 8, ddEupLath1.1, whole genome shotgun sequence genome has a window encoding:
- the LOC136203757 gene encoding protein arginine N-methyltransferase PRMT10 gives MGSHHDRITGSNGRAPIVDKDVDFANYFCTYAFLYHQKEMLSDRVRMDAYYNSIFQNKHHFLGKTVLDVGTGSGILAIWSAQAGARKVYAVEATKMAEHARKLVEANSLQDVVEVIEGSVEDITLPEKVDVIISEWMGYFLLRESMFDSVICARDRWLKPSGVMYPSHARMWMAPVRSGIVDQKAGDYDAAMDDWYNFVEDIRTSYGVNMSILTKPFDEEQKKYYQQTSLWQNLHPQQLIGTAALVKDIDCLTATVDEILEVKSSFSSSITMENTRLCGFGGWFDVHFRGRREDPAKHEIELTTAPSIDNGTHWGQQVFLLNPPIRTSVGDSLVLSFVMNRSKENHRLMEVEIGCEMTESCGKLLTPFRNKFYIE, from the exons ATGGGAAGTCACCATGACCGTATTACCGGTAGCAATGGCCGAGCACCGATTGTCGACAAGGACGTCGATTTCGCTAATTATTTCTGCACCTACGCCTTTCTTTATCACCAGAAAGAGATGCTCTCCGATCGTGTCCGCATGGACGCTTATTACAACTCCATTTTCCAGAACAAACACCATTTCCTTGGAAAG ACAGTGTTGGATGTAGGAACAGGGAGTGGCATTCTTGCAATATGGTCAGCTCAAGCAGGTGCAAGGAAGGTCTATGCAGTGGAAGCGACGAAGATGGCGGAGCATGCCCGTAAACTAGTGGAAGCAAATAGTCTTCAAGATGTTGTTGAAGTAATTGAGGGTTCCGTGGAGGATATTACTTTGCCAGAAAAag TTGATGTGATTATCTCAGAGTGGATGGGCTACTTCCTTCTTCGTGAATCTATGTTTGATTCCGTGATATGTGCCCGTGACCGCTGGCTGAAGCCCAGTGGAGTCAT GTATCCAAGTCATGCTCGCATGTGGATGGCGCCTGTTAGGTCTGGCATAGTAGATCAAAAAGCAGGCGATTACGATGCAGCAATGGATGATTGGTATAATTTTGTGGAGGACATAAGAACTTCTTATGGTGTTAACATGAGTATTTTAACTAAGCCTTTTGATGAAGAGCAGAAAAAATATTATCAGCAG aCATCATTGTGGCAAAACCTTCATCCACAGCAACTTATAGGGACAGCTGCTCTTGTAAAAGATATTGATTGTTTGACAGCCACTGTTGATGAGATCCTTGAGGTCAAATCAAGCTTTTCATCATCAATCACTATGGAGAACACAAGACTCTGTGGATTTGGTGGATGGTTCGATGTTCATTTTCGA GGAAGAAGGGAAGATCCAGCTAAGCATGAGATTGAGTTGACGACTGCACCTAGCATAGATAATGGCACACATTGGGGTCAACAG GTTTTCCTGTTGAATCCTCCTATTCGCACCAGTGTAGGGGATAGCTTGGTTCTATCTTTTGTGATGAACCGTTCAAAGGAAAATCATAGATTGATGGAGGTTGAGATTGGGTGTGAGATGACAGAGTCTTGTGGCAAATTGCTTACACCATTCAGAAACAAGTTTTACATAGAGTAA